Sequence from the Nymphaea colorata isolate Beijing-Zhang1983 chromosome 9, ASM883128v2, whole genome shotgun sequence genome:
AAGTAACTATCATATCCCGTGCATACCGGTAAGGGAAGCTCCATCGACTGTTTCTCTTTCCCCCTTTCTATCTattttcactttctctctctccctctattcTTTTTCCAATTAGTAACGCAGAGACTACACTTTGCATGACACAGATTTGGTTGTTAATAACTGATTTAAGCCCTTTGCTTTTTACTATTTTCTGTAGGTAAGAATGGTAATACAACTTTGAGGAAGGTTTGTCCGGCTTCCCATTTTGTATGGTTAGGGACACCacttatttttttgataatacaaataaTATTATTGATtagtgttctctctctctctccatattgAAATGGCTGGTAATTGTTTCTAGCAATGGACATACATGTTGACAACTATTACTGATACACTACCAATCAGCGACATTATTATTAGCGACATGACATGATGTGTCATTGGAAATGGCTCCGACGATGTATATGACTGTCGCTACTTGCAACTGCGTCTATTTTCAAGAGCATTGCTGCTTGTGACAATGACATGACTCGATTTGTTAGTGCAAAGAGGTACGACAATGTACAAGTGCATCGCCAATTGCAACTGACGACGTGCAAGAGCATTTTTACTTGCAATTAGGGGTAAACaacgagctcgagttcatgagtcggcTCGTTCaattaatcgagttgagttcaagctcaatacgtaactgacgagtcgaactcgagcctcaatcgagtttgtcgagccttaatcaagttgatatattcaaacgagtttacgagtttgttgagccttaatcaagtcgagctcgagctcatcacataacgatgaatatcaattctattcaaacgagtttgtcgagccttaatcaagtctagctcaagttcaacacgtaacgatgaatatcaattctattcaaacgagtttgttgagccttaatcgagttcgagctcgagctcaacacataactgctgaattgagctcgagttgcttCCGTCGACCTATTCTCGAGCTAAGTCGAGCTCAAGGTTTCAGTaatcaagccgagctcgagctgactagaCTCAGGCTCGACTGGGCTCGTGTTCACTCCTACTTGCAATTGCTACAATGTACAGTAGCATCACTGGTTGAATCTACGACGATGTACAAGAATGTCACTACGTAAAGCAGCGATCATGTACATCAATGCTTTTTTTGGCAACACAGATCAATATTTGAGACGCAAAAGCAGGGTCGCTGATTTGTAAATCTCTTGTAGTGCCTATTGCTTTCTCATGTTATGTTTCGTTGGccttttttacatatataaaatttgttgctgttatatatttaagttttttgtgacgctttccttttttaaaaagtttttcatTATGGAGACGTTATGTCAAAGGATCTGATTCGGATTGAGTATCCATCCAAACAGTTTCAAGTTGgatgcagaaaaaaaataagatttgaTTGAAGGATTgaattaaatttggatttaagaaataacacccaatttggattcagtttaaaTAAATGTTTATTTAGATTTAGTTGCAAACTttcattcagttttaaataaatatcagatACCTAATATTTATACCTTTTGAAAGTCAGTTCTTGACATATCATAATGTGTTGTAAATTGTTGGTTATATatctaaaagttggatttggatttgaatgtgaatttaaaaattcgATTTAGATTGTGAATTTAGAACAAAATTCAGatataatataaatttttttcatcatactcgaatctgaattcaaatttcaatatatGAACATCTGATAAATTTAATATCATAAACGTTACATCCACTTTTAGTCATGCACAACGATTTTTAGTGGAAGAATCttgtcataaatttttattccACCAACTTTTTTCAAAGTTCCTATTACTATTAGGAAGTATACCACATACACTACAAAAAATATTCTAGATGCTCttagattaaatatatttatatttgaagattAATCTTTTCAAAATACTTAGGCTAATATTTTTTCAGGTGCTTTTCTTTCACCGGTTTGTTTCCACGCATTGCCTAGGCTTTCTACGATGCATGCTTGTTTATGTGTGCATATACATAAAATCTCAGACAGCGTTTTAATGGGAAAAACCAATATGAATTGTTTGTACATTCACCAGTGCAGGCATCATCTCTCTTTAAGGTAAAAGAGCCAAACCCAAAAGCTCGTCCCGTTTCACTTGTTGATGCTTGGTCACAGGCTCATTCTGTTTGAGTAGGAAGAGTATTCAATTCCACTACTCGGTTTGATATCCGAAACATGTTATCACCCAAAGGCGGAACCAAGAATTTTTCATTGCAGAAGCCAAactatacttttaaaaatttaacaggaatggaaatataattttctttggTCCAACTCTATGCTAACTTTTATCTGAAGCCATATGTGCATGGTGCATCTTCTCGCTCCTCAATCTCTCTTCTTACTCAACACACTTGGACACCAAATCATTGAATGTCCGTTCATCATTATGTGTATTGTAAGAGATCTTAAACGAACTAATCTCAACAGATAGAGATGATATAATTAAGTGGACCAGAAAGTAGTCAGGAATGGTAACTTTCATATCATTCTGCTGAGATGCCATGTTTCTCATTTCTAGCATATGCTAACGGATGCTACCCCCACCCATATATTTCATAGATGTGAGCTTTGGCATCAAGGTGCTAGTCCTAGCCTTGTTTGAACTAACAAACTGATCCTCTACAACATTGAAAAATTCATTCACAGTTTGATAAGGGGGTATAGTTCCCCAAATATTCTTAGCAACTCTAGACTGCAGCAAGTTAAGATTGCTCCCACTTATCAAAGACGACTTTCTCATCTATTGTACTTTTATCAGTTAAAGGGGCAGGTTCATTCACACGAAATGCTAGAACTAGATCGATACACCCCAATATTAACAATATAGTTCCAATCAGTAAAATTAGATCCATCTAGAATAGGAATATTACTTGAGCCAtaaaaaagtaacaaactaGGCACTGCAATGACAAAAGATAAATATTCATGCTCTATCAAGACGatggaaaaacaaatatgatAATAAGCTCCCTtattatttgctttttcttattcAAGTGTGGGGTTATTACAGCCTCATTTTGGTAAAAAACCATAACACGTCAATACACTTCGCCTTCCAATATTTGATAAAACTAAAGGAACATGTAACCAAGGACAGTCGACATGACACCTTTGAATGCTGCATGTCTCATGTATTGAATTACATTTCCTTCACCTTATCCTATTAAACTACAAACATAAAGACAACCACCTTTGAGCAGTGCAACATTtctatgtatatacatatatatatatatatatatatatatatatatatattcccgtATCTCTGTACCCGTATTTTCTCAAGTTACGGTGCCCGTGTCTGCATCTTTCTACCGATACCCAAATGGTACcgatacccatgtgacttagaagCTTGCCTTAAGCCAAGAGGTAACCAGATGAGTTGAATCAGAACATGAAAGACTAAATTGTGTTACTGTCTTCCCCAAATTATGTTTCTACCTTCTTCCCCAACTTATGTTTCTACCTTGGAAGATAATAAAACCTTGTTTTAAATAGTCTTAGTTCTCTAGTTGTTAATGAGATTTTTTCTGATTGCagaatgttgtttttttctGCAGGATGTCAATATCACAAATGCAGAGAAAAATACTCCACTGCACTGGGCCTGTCTCAATGGACATTCTGAGGTAATAAGAGATATTGCATGAAACTGGGTATTATGAGTTGAGAGCGATGTACATTTAGTGTTTCTAATAGGTTgtcagaaatttgattttggcTGGAGCGGATGTGGCTGCCCTGAATAGGTATAGCCTTTCTATCATGGAAGCAATACTTTTTCTGTACAATGTACATTAATACAGCTTCTTTGGTATAAACATTTGTAGTCATGAACGCACTCCACTGGACGAAGCTGTGAACATGGGGAAGATGGACATTGTTGATGTAATCAGTTCTGCATCTGCACTGGCGGAACTGGTGGGAGTTAATATTTCCTAGAGAGATTAATATATCTTGACTCTAATGTTCCTTTGACATCATGGCACAGGCATGTTAGCACAGTCGCATTGGAgtctctctttttccctttcataGCTGTGGATTACATTCCCATTATCATTATGGTGCCTCTAGAATAATGCAACTCTTTTAAACTTAAATCTCTTCGGCCATTTTTGCTGTGGCTGCAAAACATGTaattgccttttttttaaaaaaaattataatacatacatacatatatatatatatatatatatatatatatatatatatatatatatatatatatatatataggaatacataTATTCTAACATGAACCGTCTAGCTAAGTTGAGGTAAGCGTGTCAAGTTTGTAGAGACGAAGTTTGTGCAATTGTTGATCGGTATATTTATGAGCTTTGGCATGAGAATAGCTATGTTTTGAGAAACAATCATGCATCAGATGGAACCTATGCACATGTACAGCTTTATTGTTCAATAAATGATGAAACTGTTGATCCATGTGACCCaaaaacaaaggggaagagtacaATGTAAGAATGGACATGAATCAGGATTCCCACGACCGATAAATCTTTGGAATCAGGATCCCTAATGGGTTGAACAATAAACCAAAGAAATGGGAGCTTAAAGATATGTTGTATGGCCTCATTTCAGAACCCTTAGtacttcaaagtttcaaactccattttcattcaaaaaattgaatttttcagATGTATTATTTCCAATGTGCCCTTTCTGTGTTAAAAACTTTATTCCTCATTGTAGACCACTTTCTGATTAGTTATAAGTTTTCAAGGCACTCGTTTTCTAACACTTCATATGTTAACATTCACGTCCCTGAAAGACATGGTATCCACCCATGGATGTTAGTTTTTCTGCTGTTGATCTAAAGATTAATGTGTTAGATCATGAGTTTATGTTTAATGTGATTTTCATATACTAAAGGTTAATGGTCCATAATTGTGAACCACTGGCTATTCATGTAACTGTAGAGATGAAACCCAAAAGGTCTGCTCAACGAAGCATTTAAATGCTGTGGTAGTCACTGGATCATAATTTATTGTAGACTGTGGACCTtacctctctccctccctctctctctctatatatatatatatatatatatatatatatatatatatatatatatatatataggctttTAGCAAATGATGATAGGGCGTAAACAACCTAAAGATAGGTATAAACCTATATTCTTGAGactttccttatatatatatatatatatatatatatatatatatatatatgtatgtatgtatatttcaCAGGAGAAAAATGTGTGCACCAACCAAGGAAGTATACCAACCAACACTAAAACTGCTTTAAAGATGCATGCCAAAGTGAGGGGCCAAGAGGCCCATTATATAAGCCAAGAGATTTCTTGCCATTGGGAGCCCAACGGCCCTCCAACAGCTGAATTAACTTATATGTAAAAAGTACACAAAAtggaaatagaaaggaaaaaaatacaaaaggaattacaaaaagaagagaagattacaacaaaagaaatacaaaagatCCTTAATTTTTCTAACATAGAGTGCGATTTAGTTTTTCTGGCCACCTGAAGTTGTTTTTGGTGACCTGACTGTCAATGTGCTCGGAATGTCCTAAACCATAAGATTGTAAGCATTGCAAAAGATCTGATGCATACTTTTTTTCAGTTCTGAGTTTTTGACATTTTGAGCGCATCAGTATGGTTAGATTTACAGGAGATGGAAACAACTTCAGTTGTCTGGGAAACTTGGACAACGTCTTAGATGTCATAATTCTGAGCGACATGGTcaatggtctctctctctcttttgatatatatatatatatatatatatatattgaacttgatatatatacatgtctgtgtgtgtgtgtgtgcgcatgtgtatgtgtgtctgTTTGTTATAGCCGGTACAAGTGTGGGGTGGCTCGAAATTTGAAAGTAATGGAAGTACTTAGTGATTGCTAATGATGTTTTgccaattaaaatttttttaaagtgaaaC
This genomic interval carries:
- the LOC116259780 gene encoding uncharacterized protein LOC116259780; protein product: MARGKSFILKWKKKKKKKKTGTYRPSGSGYHLSGNDEAVCCVLGDFCNDMGSAVGKNGNTTLRKDVNITNAEKNTPLHWACLNGHSEVVRNLILAGADVAALNSHERTPLDEAVNMGKMDIVDVISSASALAELVGVNIS